The genomic stretch CGGCTCTACATCTTGTCCTGAGAATCCCAAGTACTGCCTGCCGTCAGCATCGGGCTTCCGATTCATAAGCACGCCGTACTGCACAGGTCCTCTCGCAGCATATACCTCCGTAACATTCGCGCACGCGGCGCTGATCGCCAATGAACAAGGTCCGGCGACGGGAATTCCCGGGTCAAGCTTCCTGTAGGATAGACAGCCGAGTGAGACAATAAGAGCGAAACCCAAGACCAAAGCCGAAATCGCGAATATGACGGAGTAACCGCAGGCGTTGATTGTGTCCACGAGCGTATCTTTGCTGGACCCGGACGCGTCGTACGTCTCGATCTGCACGAGAAATATGCTCCTCGACACCAGCCAGTGTAGAAGCGCCATACCCGCCATCAGTGGCAGGAGGTATCGATATGGCATCTGCAGCCAGTACGTACTCCTCTGCTGGCCGACGGTGGCAGGAGGTATCGATATGGCATTTGCAGGCAGTACGTAGTCCTCTGCTGGCCGACAGGTCGGGTATTACGAAAGGGTTTGCGGGTACTGGCATAGTTCCCGTATTCTCGTGCGAGAAGCATTCCGGTCACGACGTTGTTGTAAAAGAGGTACACGAAGCTGATCAGCACTTGTGGCGTGTTCACAAGGAGGATATTGGAGAAGATCGAAGCGTCGAGCGTGGTGCGTGGTGCGGATCAGCGTGTCGGCTGTGTAGGCATTTGTAGGGTTGCCGAGAGATTTCGCTTGAATACCTCCACCCCATGCAGCAATTCCGCAGACGAGCAACCCTCCTATCCACAAGGTTACGGAACTGGATATGCGTTAGTTCGTGGGAAGTACAGACTGGCGGACACTTGACTCACAGCAAAATGAATAACATCCAACGCGAAATCCGACCCATCGACACGGCATGTGACCAGAAGTGTACGCGTCGATCGAATTGGGGAGGTTTCTGACCAGCTGCAACGCGATCTTGCCATTCCCGATTCCGCACATCGAATATGGTCAATGGTCCGTGGGCTTCCATCGTGATATCAGGCTCGTCCAGGAACGATGAGATGGCATCTCCAATATTGGCTAGAGGTGCAAATCCGCTCGTCACAGTAATGAGCATGACTATGACTTTCAGCAGATTGCACAGCGTGACAATCGCCAATACCATCATGCTTATACGGACTGTACACTTGGGTTCCAGCGACTCGGCTAGGCAGTAGTCGATATGGGCGAAGAAACCAATGCCCATGATCTTGTCTTTCCCGTCGTTGAGGATCACGCAACCAGTGGTGTTCTTTTGCACGGTCAGGTTTTGGCCCACTCCGCAGCGGATGTCGCGAGCCCAACCAGGCCCATCTGTGCTTTCGAATCCCTTCATGGCGAGGACAGGAGGTAAATTGCCGACATTCGATGCAATGATCAGCAGGTTTCCCCAGTTGGCGGCGTTGGTGGACCCTGTGTATGCAGAGACGCACTCTCTGACTGTCAGATTGCGGAGTTGGTCAAAGTTGTGCTGCAGATCTACGAGTGTATCCAATTGACGCTGAGTGCGCCCAGGTATCGTCGCGTTCCACCGATCTGTCGTCGTGCTGAAATTGGAGGTGACGTATGCGGTCTGGTAGCTCCTTGCGGAGAATGTGGTAAAAACGACTAAGTTGTACCTAGAAGTGTTTAGCTCCCGAGTTACATTTGATCCTCCAGCCCACGAAGAGTAGTACCACGGCTTGGCTTACATTAGATGAAGCGGGATAGAGCTGGCAAAGAGGATAATCCAGCCCAGTGTTCGCCACAATGGGATGCGGTATAGATTACGGACGCTGGGCACCCCGATATCAAACCATCGCCCTTTCACATGGGCTTTGGCGATATCCTTCCGTGTTGGAGCGGAGAGTAACTGCGCACATACGTTGCTGGCGCTGAGAAGAAGCGTGCTCAGAATGTTCACGGCAAGGTGGAAGATGGTGGCTGTGTTATTCGAGACATCACAGTCTCCTGAGCCAGGTGTCAGTCGAGTAGCTCATGTCGATTTCCAGCGGTATGCTCCTGCAAACATGCCTTGGAAGATGGTCGTAATGCCAGCGACGTTCTGAAAGTTCTTGCGCGTCCAGACAAGCACGCCTGCGTTGGCGGCAAAGATTACGAACGCTGTCACAGCGCCCAGCATGACCGCAAATTGCCACGATATCCATTTCTGCGGCTCCTTCTCGCGAAAGTCGGAGTTCAATAGCTTCTCGTGCGGCGCCGGACAAACGTCCATGGTCCAAGTCCAGTATTTGGTGCGATCTGGAGCAACGCGCAGCGCGCAGTGGCACGGGAGGGCGTACAACCTTATAGACCCATCTGACTGGCTATAGAGCACAGGAAATGAATTAAGATTCATCCTGCAGCACAAGGCCACGCCACGATGCGGACTGCCATCAGGCTGAGACTCTCTCCACGCAGCCCAGAGCGTGACCGTGCAGTCGAACAGTCAGTTCCGAGGATCATGAAAGAAACATCGTATGCACGCCGGCGGTGATCATGATCATGAAGAGCGTTGTTGCAGCTCCTCGCTCCACGTTGGCGGAATAGACATCGGGTCAGTATGGAGCTCGGAGCCTCTTGAAGCCAACGGTGGTCGCGCGTCTATCTTGCCGGCGAACATTTGCACATGGTTCCCTCCATTCTCCTGCTCAAATTATACACACCAAGCCACTGAGGGCCAAGTCGTGCGGTGCAGTTCGAGCGGGATCACGGAGGTACAGGAGAGAGAAAGGTGATGTGCTTCTTTCTAACATCCGGGACCGGCGCTTCTTCGGCAATGGCAATAGACGGCTTACTCACTGCGCTTTGCTTGAGCTTGCCAGAAGTAATGTTTCCGATGAAAGCCCAACAAAACACCTTCACAGCTCTTCCACGCCGTCAGCActttctccatcctccataTTCTCGTGATCGTATCTCGCGGTCATGCTGAAGAACATGGTGTCCGGTGCGCCTATGCGCAACGCCCTCCGATCGCAGACCACGAACACTTTCCGAACTACGCCACGCCTTAGCACATCTCTTCTTCAGGACCGAATATGCTCACGACGAGGATACGCAACTGAGACTGGTATGCAAGAGAAGAATCAGCGACGGACTTGCGAACACAGAAGCTAACCAAagcagaggagaaggacttgGTCATCATTGGCGGTGGTGTTGCTGGATATGTGGCGGCCATCAAAGCTGGCCAGGAAGGCCTGAAGGTATATTCTTCTGCTCCGATGCCATGCGGCGATGAGCATCCATACTGACATCGATCCTCCTCCAGGTCGCCTGCATAGAAAAGCGTGGATCTCTCGGTGGCACATGTCTCAACGTCGGCTGCATTCCCTCAAAGTCCCTCCTCAACAACTCGCACCTCTACCACCAGATCCTCCACGACACAAAGGGCCGCGGTATCGAAGTTGGCGAGGTGAAGCTCAACCTCGCGGGAAtgatgaaggcgaaggagacaTCTGTCAGCGGTCTGACAAAGGGTATCGAGTTTCTGTTCAAGAAGAACAACGTGGAATACATTAAGGGAACGGGCAAATTCGCGGACGAGCACACTGTGGCGGTCAACTTGGTCGACGGCGGCGAGACCAGCGTGCGAGGAAAGAACATCATCATTGCGACTGGTTCGGAAGCCACACCATTCCCTGGCCTCAAAATCGATGAGAAGAGGGTGATCACCTCTACGGGAGCTATTGCGCTCACGGAGGTGCCAAAGAAGATGGTGGTCATCGGTGGTGGAATCATTGGTCTGGAAATGGCCAGTGTATGGAGCAGACTGGGTTCAGAGGTGACAGTAGTGGAGTTCTTGGGCCAGATTGGTGGACCGGGCATGGACACGGAGATCAGCAAGAACATTCAAAAGACGCTCGGAAAGCAGGGCTTGAAGTTCAAGCTCAACACCAAGGTCAACACCGGTGACGCCAGCGGAGAGCAGATCAAGCTTGAGGTGGAGGCTGCCAAGGGAGGCAAGAACGAGACAGTGAGTTGTGTTGAGATATCGTTTGCCCGCAACTTGCATACTGACATATATTCCAGCTCGAAGCAGACGTTgtcctcgtcgccatcgGCCGTCGCCCATACACCGAAGGTCTCGGCCTGGAAACCATCGGCCTCGAGACCGACAACCGCGGCCGCCTCGTAATCGACTCGGAATACCGCACCAAACTGCCCCACATCCGAGTCATCGGCGACTGCACCTTCGGCCCCATGCTCGCCCAcaaagccgaagaagaatcCGTCGCAGCCATCGAGTTCATCACTAAGGGCTACGGCCACGTCAACTACGGCGCCATCCCCAGCGTCATGTACACCCACCCCGAAGTCGCCTGGGTTGGCCAAAACGAAGCCGAATTGAAAGAAGCCGGGGTGAAATACAAGTCCGGCACGTTCCCCTTCAGCGCCAACTCGCGCGCAAAGACGAACCAGGACTCCGATGGTATGGTCAAATTTTTGGCGGACGCGGAGACGGATCGCATTCTGGGCATTCATATTGTTGGACCGAATGCCGGAGAGATGATTGCGGAGGGAACACTGGCGTTGGAGTATGGAGCGTCGACGGAGGATGTGGGACGTACGAGCCATGCGCATCCGACGCTTGCGGAGGCGTTCAAGGAGGCGGCTATGGCGACTTATGGAAAGGCGATTCACTACTAgattggtggtggagagtggTTGAGGCTGGTATGGTGAATAGAGACAGGCTCACTCTCCTCGGGGAAAGAGCTCCTGTGCTGTGGGATGAGACATCGAAGACAATTGCATTTTGCGTCCGTTGTTTATAGCCGGTGTACTGTTAGCCTTCAGTGTTGTATACTGTACCATGCTTCCCATTGGCACTTTGGCCAGCAGCGTTTTGGGAGCCAGAATTACACCTTGTAAGTCACGAAAGGGCCGATGCAGTGGAGTTTGAGCTTGCGTGCTTGCGTGTATGTATACGGCCGAGACAGCCTTGCCGCTTCGACATGATGGTCTTCGTCGAGCTTTGTCGCCTACGTCGGTCTTCCTCGCCCGTGAAGCTGGACAGACGCCGATAGCTAGTCGTCCTCCGCCAGAGCTTCCGCAACACACATAGCCACTCTTCGATCCCCCCTCAAGTCCATTCCTCAATCTCAGATTCAATCTCCAATCAAGGCTTACACCTGCCCATATACCTCGGATAGAAACACGTATCCCGCACGGTATGCTGCTTACACAACCACGCCAAAAACCGCTCCAGACCCAGCCCGTAACCGCCGTGCGGACTCGTGCCGTAGCGGCGCTGGTCTGTGTACCAGTAGTATGGTCCCGCGTCCATTTCCTCGCGCTTGTAGGCCGCCATGAGTTCGTCGTAGGAGTCCATGCGCATGGAGCCGCCGACGATTTCGCCCTATGTATTACGTTAGCaagtggtggtggatgtgaAAGGGGTTCGAGTGGACTCACAACACCGGGCATGAGGCAGTCGACACTCTCCGTCACGCGAGGGTCTTCCTTGTCCTTTTGCATGTAGAACGCTTTGATCTCGACTGGGAAGTGGGTCAGGAAAATGGGcttgttgatgatgtcggTCATTCGCCGCTCAGCAGCTTCGGCGATGTCGTCGCCGAATTGATGCGGTTGATCATTCTCGTTCTTGATGTCGTGTTCGCGCAGCCAGTCGATCGCGTCGGAATACTTCATGCGCATGAACGGGCGTTGAGGCATTTCGAATTCCGGGTTGAGTTCCTTGATCAGAGCGGCGATGCGGGGGTTGCCCATGACGATTTCCAGCACGCCGcacatcatctcctccaaatGATCGAGGAGATCGTCGAaggtgatgaagtcgagtTCGGCTTCGACGTGGGTGTACTCGGACAAGTGGCGGCGGGTGAGGGACTTCTCGGCGCGGAAGGACTTTTCGATGCAGTAGACGTTGCCGGCGAAGGGGATGGCGGTTTCGAGATACAGTTGGGAGGATTGTGTGAGGTAGGCGTTCTCGCCGTAATAGTCGAAGCCGAAGAGGGTGCTGCCGCCTTCGACTTGGGTTTGGACGAGAGCGGGTGGGGAGACTTTGACATAGCCGAGTTCATGGAACTTCAAGTTGAAAGCGTGCTCGACGGCGTCGCGGACGAACATGACTCCTGACGCTGTCTCTCCGCGGAGGACGAGATGGCGTTGGTCGAGGAGGTGTTGAGGGTCGCCTTTGGCTTGGACGACGTTGGTGATCGCATCGTCGCCTCCAGGAGCTTTGCCGATAACCTCGAAGTAGTCGGCGTGCAGCTCGCGGTTGTCGGGGGCGTGAGCACCTGGTGGTACTTCCCACATCTCTCCCACGATCAACATACTTGACTCTCGGGTGAGGGTTAGAGCATCGTACGTCTTGACGAGCTGGCCCGTGAGCACACATTGCAGGAACCCGTGGCCATCGCGGAGGGTGACGAACAGCACTTCCTTCTGCTGCCGGAAACGATGCACGCGACCCATCACTCGAACACGAGTGCCACGGTTCTCGCTGGTGTAGTCGACCTCCTTTGAGCGCTCCCCGCTGCCCAACTTGACCTTCTCCGGTCTTGTCTCGCCGAGGTTGATCTTGACCGACTTTGGCAGAGACGTGTCCTCCTTCAGCACAATCTTCTTCGCATCGTCAAACACCTTCTGAcgctcctcatcctcctttTGCTGTCGAATCGCCAGCTCTTTCTCCTTGccggccttcttcttctgtgCGTCTGCGTAGTTGGCGGCTTTCTTGAGCGCAGCTTTCGCCGCGGGCTTCCATGTCGCTTCTGGTTCGTcgccctccttcttcttcacctgATATTGTGCTTGGTCGGTATGTTGGAGGTAGGCATATTGGACAGTCTTGAAAGGCTTCGCTTCGCTGCCGTCGACTTCTTGTGTGTCTTGTCCGACTTCCTCGTCGATGTAGATTGTCTTCTTGTCTGCGTCCGCCATTTTGGGTGGTGTGTTGACTGTTTGTTGTCGAAGGAGACGCTCGAGTCAAATGTCAGTGAGCTCTCAAAATAAAAAGAGTCACCAATGCCAATGACTGTTCCAGCCCCGCCAAATCGAAA from Zymoseptoria tritici IPO323 chromosome 6, whole genome shotgun sequence encodes the following:
- the LPD1 gene encoding dihydrolipoamide dehydrogenase (dihydrolipoyl dehydrogenase; LDP-Glc; LDP-Val; dehydrolipoate dehydrogenase; diaphorase; dihydrolipoamide:NAD+ oxidoreductase; dihydrolipoic dehydrogenase; dihydrothioctic dehydrogenase; lipoamide dehydrogenase (NADH); lipoamide oxidoreductase (NADH); lipoamide reductase; lipoamide reductase (NADH2); lipoate dehydrogenase; lipoic acid dehydrogenase; lipoyl dehydrogenase), translating into MLKNMVSGAPMRNALRSQTTNTFRTTPRLSTSLLQDRICSRRGYATETEEKDLVIIGGGVAGYVAAIKAGQEGLKVACIEKRGSLGGTCLNVGCIPSKSLLNNSHLYHQILHDTKGRGIEVGEVKLNLAGMMKAKETSVSGLTKGIEFLFKKNNVEYIKGTGKFADEHTVAVNLVDGGETSVRGKNIIIATGSEATPFPGLKIDEKRVITSTGAIALTEVPKKMVVIGGGIIGLEMASVWSRLGSEVTVVEFLGQIGGPGMDTEISKNIQKTLGKQGLKFKLNTKVNTGDASGEQIKLEVEAAKGGKNETLEADVVLVAIGRRPYTEGLGLETIGLETDNRGRLVIDSEYRTKLPHIRVIGDCTFGPMLAHKAEEESVAAIEFITKGYGHVNYGAIPSVMYTHPEVAWVGQNEAELKEAGVKYKSGTFPFSANSRAKTNQDSDGMVKFLADAETDRILGIHIVGPNAGEMIAEGTLALEYGASTEDVGRTSHAHPTLAEAFKEAAMATYGKAIHY
- a CDS encoding asparagine--tRNA ligase is translated as MADADKKTIYIDEEVGQDTQEVDGSEAKPFKTVQYAYLQHTDQAQYQVKKKEGDEPEATWKPAAKAALKKAANYADAQKKKAGKEKELAIRQQKEDEERQKVFDDAKKIVLKEDTSLPKSVKINLGETRPEKVKLGSGERSKEVDYTSENRGTRVRVMGRVHRFRQQKEVLFVTLRDGHGFLQCVLTGQLVKTYDALTLTRESSMLIVGEMWEVPPGAHAPDNRELHADYFEVIGKAPGGDDAITNVVQAKGDPQHLLDQRHLVLRGETASGVMFVRDAVEHAFNLKFHELGYVKVSPPALVQTQVEGGSTLFGFDYYGENAYLTQSSQLYLETAIPFAGNVYCIEKSFRAEKSLTRRHLSEYTHVEAELDFITFDDLLDHLEEMMCGVLEIVMGNPRIAALIKELNPEFEMPQRPFMRMKYSDAIDWLREHDIKNENDQPHQFGDDIAEAAERRMTDIINKPIFLTHFPVEIKAFYMQKDKEDPRVTESVDCLMPGVGEIVGGSMRMDSYDELMAAYKREEMDAGPYYWYTDQRRYGTSPHGGYGLGLERFLAWLCKQHTVRDTCFYPRYMGRCKP